In Exiguobacterium sibiricum 7-3, a genomic segment contains:
- the trpB gene encoding tryptophan synthase subunit beta, translated as MTRYSQPDALGQYGIYGGRYIPETLMQAVLELEQAYAEVKEDPAFHERMNDLLENYVGRKTPLYYAEHLTRAIGGAKIYLKREDLNHTGAHKINNTIGQALLAERMGKRKIVAETGAGQHGVATATVCALLDLECVIFMGEEDIRRQELNVFRMELLGAKVISVTQGSRTLKDAVNEALRYWVKHVDDTHYLMGSVLGPHPFPEIVRDFQAIIGQETRAQILEKEGKLPEAIVACVGGGSNAIGMFHPFIDDEEVALYGIEAAGSGLETDKHAATMSKGEVGVLHGSMMYLLQDEHGQVTEAHSISAGLDYPGVGPEHSLLKDIGRVQYEAVTDQQALDALQLLCQKEGIIPALESAHAVAQATELAKGMQPEEVVVICLSGRGDKDVMTVRNALKGEA; from the coding sequence ATGACACGTTATTCACAACCTGATGCACTGGGACAATACGGAATCTACGGAGGACGTTACATTCCGGAAACGTTGATGCAAGCCGTTCTTGAGCTCGAACAAGCGTATGCCGAAGTGAAGGAAGATCCGGCGTTTCATGAACGGATGAATGATTTACTTGAAAATTATGTCGGACGAAAAACGCCACTCTATTACGCGGAACATTTGACGCGGGCGATCGGCGGCGCCAAAATCTACTTGAAACGCGAAGACTTGAATCATACAGGAGCCCATAAAATCAACAATACGATTGGGCAAGCGCTACTCGCCGAACGGATGGGCAAGCGAAAAATCGTTGCGGAGACAGGTGCCGGTCAACACGGGGTCGCGACAGCGACCGTCTGTGCCTTGCTTGATCTCGAATGTGTCATCTTCATGGGTGAAGAAGACATCCGCCGGCAAGAGCTCAACGTCTTCCGGATGGAGTTACTTGGTGCCAAAGTCATTTCGGTAACACAAGGGAGCCGGACGTTAAAAGACGCTGTCAACGAAGCGTTGCGTTACTGGGTCAAACATGTCGACGATACGCATTACTTGATGGGATCGGTCCTCGGACCCCACCCGTTCCCGGAAATCGTCCGTGATTTCCAAGCCATCATCGGTCAGGAAACACGGGCGCAGATTCTTGAAAAAGAAGGTAAGTTACCGGAAGCCATCGTTGCCTGTGTCGGGGGCGGAAGTAATGCGATCGGTATGTTCCACCCGTTCATCGACGACGAAGAAGTCGCATTGTACGGCATCGAAGCAGCCGGAAGCGGACTCGAGACGGACAAACACGCGGCTACGATGTCTAAAGGTGAGGTCGGTGTCTTGCATGGCTCAATGATGTATCTCTTACAAGATGAGCATGGGCAAGTCACGGAAGCCCATTCGATTTCGGCCGGTCTGGATTACCCGGGGGTAGGACCGGAACACAGTCTGCTAAAAGATATCGGTCGTGTTCAGTATGAGGCCGTGACGGACCAACAGGCACTTGATGCCTTGCAACTGCTCTGCCAAAAAGAAGGCATCATTCCGGCACTGGAGTCGGCCCATGCGGTCGCGCAGGCGACGGAACTCGCAAAAGGGATGCAACCGGAAGAAGTCGTCGTCATCTGTCTCTCAGGACGTGGCGATAAAGATGTCATGACCGTCAGAAATGCCTTGAAGGGGGAAGCATGA
- a CDS encoding phosphoribosylanthranilate isomerase yields MTRIKFCGLKRQEDVRFAIERADYIGFVFAPSKRQVTLTEAATLRSEIPETVQVVGVFVSPTQQEVEEAIEQVGLDLIQIHGQVADELYRKKRVPIIQALAAGTQATIHPDADYVLFDAPEAGSGQTFDWTTDLRVDQPMFVAGGLQPDNVKQVIERYQPFVVDVSSGIETNDQKDTKKMQAFHDAVKETFK; encoded by the coding sequence ACACGCATTAAATTCTGTGGGCTGAAACGGCAAGAAGACGTCCGTTTCGCCATCGAACGGGCCGACTATATCGGATTTGTCTTTGCCCCGAGTAAGCGGCAGGTCACACTGACGGAAGCAGCGACGCTCCGGTCAGAGATTCCGGAAACGGTCCAAGTCGTCGGTGTGTTCGTCTCACCGACGCAACAAGAGGTCGAAGAAGCGATTGAGCAGGTCGGACTGGATTTGATTCAAATCCACGGACAGGTCGCGGACGAGCTGTACCGGAAGAAACGGGTACCGATCATTCAGGCACTCGCGGCCGGAACACAGGCTACGATTCATCCGGACGCCGATTATGTGTTATTTGATGCACCAGAAGCAGGAAGCGGCCAAACCTTTGATTGGACAACCGATTTACGGGTCGATCAACCGATGTTCGTCGCAGGTGGTCTGCAGCCGGACAATGTCAAACAAGTGATCGAACGCTATCAACCGTTTGTTGTTGATGTCTCAAGTGGTATTGAAACGAATGATCAAAAAGATACGAAAAAAATGCAGGCATTTCATGATGCCGTAAAGGAGACTTTTAAATGA